aaaaacacttgcaaGCTACTGTGTCAGTCGCCAATGCCTATAGGTATTTCCCACAGAATCGTAAAACAAATTTCACACactatgcaaaataaatgaaattcaaTATTATTCACAATTGTGCATTGGAAAAAACACCTTAGtaaaaatacatgcatatatatgcaagcaaacaagcaagaaacaaacaagacaaaCTCAGGTAGAATAGATCAAGTTAACATCAAAGTGACTGAAAAATATGATATTTGCTTAATCttaacttgtttttaaaatggctTGTAGTTAGTGACAAACCGAAGAAATACTACAGTGCCTTATGTACTGCTCTTACTGTCTGAAGGCAACAACTAGTTAAGCATGGTTATACCCTTTCTGGAAAATGAATCTTCCTATCCACGGTAGAAATAATGGGAGGCCTGCAGGCCTCACACAGGCTGTTGCAGTgctaaactgaaataaaacctcACATATTTGAAGCAGAGTATTCTAATATTTGACCAGCAACTGAGAGATTTTGATCCTATAGAATCAAAACTTttcactaaaaaacaaaaaagccctcaCAGCCACCCACCACACatcatttgcttttattcaagtttaaagtgcaaaaagaaagacaaaaaaaactCATGAGTTCCTTAAATTTCTGCAATGAGAAATTATTCTGCAGTACAGAATACAAAATACTAATGCTACATCAAGAAAGCTTTTACATCAAGAAATCTTTTTATAAGACTATCATTAAATTGTATGGttacaaatttaaaacaatagATTTTTAAAGCCTGCGATACCCAGTGAAGGAAGTACAGGTGCATTTTAGGAGacggaaaagaaaaattaagcagCACTTTTTACCTGAGGGAGTGGGGGAAGACAGGGAAGACAGACTTATTAGGACTGTTAACAAGACATTGAGAAATATCTTACTAATAAtagcaaacagcagcaggaggctttAAGAATTAAGGACCTAACAGAGTTTAATACCTGGAAAAATCAAATCTTTACAACTTCTATTTATCTGCCTGCAAAGGACTGCAGCTAATTCAGGTCTAGGATGAAGCTGCTTAGCATGCATCCAAAACCACAGTACTTCAAAACATATAAACACAAATAATTTAATAGGTTCCTGCGGTTTTGAAAGAGACAGTAATTGGCAACTTAAAGATATCTAACTCATTTCAGGAAGATTTCCGATTGCATGTGCACTCTTTGAAAGAAGTGCATATAAAGCTTTCTATGTGCGTGCACCAATTTATTCTGCAAAGCCAAACTCTCTTCCCCACCTCCATTTCCATTGTTACATGTAAGAGACCTCACAGCACTTCATGTCAAAGCTTACTACTTCAGTCTCAGACATTCTCAGACATTAATATGGCAATTTTGAAGGAAACACTATGAGTTTATTGTTACGGATGCAGTGATGAAAACTCACCCTTTTCAGTTTGGCAGCAGCTTCTCCAGAGCGAATTGCAGCCAGCAAGCTCTGGTGGATCTGTTCTGGGTCAGAGCGCTGGACGGTCATCGCAGTTTGTCTCGTAGTGACAGGGGGTGGTTGGTCAGCTGAAGCACCTGACTGTGCCTGACTTTTTTGCTCACTATTCACATTGCTGCTTCTCTGTAAAGAGAGGAAGCGAGAGGAAAAACATAACAAAGACCTTTAATGTTAATAAGTCACAACTAAGTCAACTCACAAGAGGCTGCATCTCAACCTGGGCCGCCACTGCAGCATTTGCTTTGTTCAAGATTTCAGAGAGCAGCCATGTTTCCACTATGGCTTTTGGAAACTAATCTTCAATTtatcagcaacaaaaaagttctaagattcataattttttttgaCTTACTAAAATGTTGAAGAAATTCCTCCAAGATCAGAGAGAGTTTGAGACTCCACAAAGTGATAAGATATGGAAATAATAtattccaaaaggaaaagaaggaaaaatactacAATTTTATCATCTGAATTTCTATATTAACTAAACTAGATGAAATTTGAGCATTACAACTCGTTGagatctggttttgttttgctttgttttatttccctgatGACTTGACAAGCTATTACTCCAAAATGTCACCACCTCAAATGTAGGCACATTAGACAACACATTGTAgcatatttaaatattctttaagCATTGAAGTATCTAACAAAGATCAGTTCCAAAGTATTTACATATAAAACCATTCATCACCATCACATATGCTAGAATGAGCATTTCTTTTACTAATGTTTTCCTCTGAGAATCTAAATTTAACATATAATTCTTATCCAGAAGCTATCCTGAGAAGTTCAACAATGCACTTTGAACCAAAAGCATGGGTGGTGGCAAGCACTGCTGTATTTTGAAGCTACTGAGCAGAGATTAGCATTTAACTACCATACCCAAAGAACGGTTATAAAAACAGTAAGGCTGGAAGAGTATAGCCTCTTGCCTGCTAAGCCCAGAATCCTATAATACTGCAGATTTGTACAGAACATGCAAGGCAGCCAGCAGTCTTTAGGCACATGTACACATCTCAGGATTTGTGGATACATCAAGCTGCCATTGTGCAGATGGAACTTATAGGAGACAGAAAGTACCTTTGCTAGAGCAGCTTAAAACAGTTCTCTGAATGATGCCTTATCTATGCACTCACATCATTATCACATCTGTGCGCTCACAACATTAATATATTGCTGATTAATACactagctgatttttatttttgttaaagtttCTTACTTAAGGTAAGTAGTTATGTCAGCAAAATTTTACACCCTTGGTTCAAGTATGTTTCTGACATGATCACTTGAAGCTAAACTCATACTACCCAAAATTAAAGAAACCAACACGCAGAACCATAAGGAACACATCCTAAGTGCTCTGAACATAAAAATAGGTATACACAGTATAAGTAATTctgtttaatttactgtttttcttcaaagtacATGGAGTGATAATTATGgcaagaaataattatttccactATTCTGAATGAGACTGCTTTCACTTTAGCATTCCTTTTTCCTTATAATTCATTATGATGCTGTGCTACTCCTATGTACCACAAGATGTTTACACTGTTTCAATGCAGAACTTTTTGATAAGCCAGTAGTTCAGTGATTAGGCAGAATAAGTCTCTGCTCTGCTGTAAATGACATTGCAGAAATTCACCAGTcaagaaatattagaaataaaGTTTACCTTATCCATTAGATTATTTTGTGACCCTCCAGTTATGCTGTGTAAGGAAGGGTTTTTCACTTGAGGGAGGGAGGTAGCTGAGGAGAATTCAGCTGCAGAAGTGGCAGATGAGAGTTCAACAGGAAATTCCTCTCTAGGTGCCTGGCTAGTGATTGTACGTGTCTTGTTGAATGACTGTGACCTTTTGACTGCTGATGAGACAGCAAGAGCAAAAGGGGATGGCCTTGAACTGGAATATGGCTTCGGAACTGCAAAAGTTCTTAGAGTTCTTAGGTTCAACGGTGCTGGCTGACAGGGGGGAAAACTTGACGGTTTATTGCTTTTAACAGGAGAAGTGGAGGAttcaatttttttcccatcatctttttcttcatctgctgGAGGAGAGGAACTACTTGTTTTATGTAAAGAAAGAGAGGTTTCATCAGGTGATGATATTCTTTTTTCAAtctctgtatttttaacttcatttgGAGTGGAATTAGGAGCACTAACAGTACTTCTGGCAATTGCCGATGTCACATAATGACTTGAAACTCTCCGTtgcatctgaagaaaaaaagaattaggcTTTGCTGTAGGACTTAATGCATTTGACTTGTCCTGAGTCCCAGAAGCAGCATTTGTATTATCCATGTTGAGCATCAGTGGGATAGGCTGCTTGGAAGGCTCTGTTTCTGTTTGATTGCTCTCAGTAGCAATCTCGGCTCCAGATGTCCCCCCATGTTCAGACATGCTGTTCACTCTGTGCAGCAGATCGTTTGCTGCTGCAGGTTTATTTTGTGAACAAGCCTGTAAATGACCCACACTTTTTGAAATATGAGAAATTTCAGCTTGCATTGTGAATTCTTTGGGGTCTTCATGCTTTGGAGAGTTGTCAGAAGTAGATACATCTTGATCTTTACAGTCTGATGCAACTTCTGACTCCCAGCTCTTCATTATTTCTAAGGATTTTGGAGGCACTATTTTATAAGTAGTCATTCCAATTTTTGGTATGTAATCTCTTGTAATTTCATTAGCAGGCTTAGGTTTAGGTTTCATGTCCTGTCTATAAAGAGGGTAACCTTTTATAGGAGAGCCATCTGGAATTTTTGCAACTGTTTCTGGTGAAGCAATGTTACTGCCATTTGTACAAATGTGAATTTCATCTTTTATGGGAATTACTTTTTCATGTGTAACTTCTTGTCTCTGAAGATTTTGTTCCATTATAATTTCTTCATCTGTTTGCATTCCTTGCATCACTCGAAGAAGGGGGCTGTTTATACCTGTATTTTGTTGAGGGACCAGTCCTCTGAATGAGGATGATTCAcaatctttcatttctttttgtgtaGTCCTTCCCAAATCACAAACTGTTGGACCTGTCTGAATTGCAACATCCTGAGTTTTTACTGTGTCCAGGctggtttgatttgttttctgatcTTGTTTTTCTGGAATCAGTTGAGTGTAATTCTTCTGACTTACGGAGATGTCATTTTTAGATGCTTGGCAGTTTGATAGTCTGTCAACTTCAAGCTTGCTATTTTCTCTAAAATCTACTGCTTTAATTTCTGCTGTCTGATGTTCTCTCCCATCTTCGTTTGTTGGAAGGAGTTTTGTGTCACTGTAATCTTTAAGTTAGAGAGATTCCGTAAATTAATATAGATGCAGTTATACAGactaatattaataatttcCTTAATACTTTTAAAAGCTGGTTAAAGAAATACTTATACTTGACTGATATTGCCAAATAATTATATTCGTACTCAGGTGTTCTTCTTTACTTAACATGTAACTAAGTAAGGAAGTTAACAGGCTTCTGTTCATACTGTCATGCAtgacctttaaaaatatattctagaGTCACTTTAGACACGCTAACAACTTTCAGTTGACTATACAGGTATCAGTGACCTAAGCTCAAAGTCTACGCAGTATTAAGTGAGATCCGATTTTTATTTAGTTCCATCTTTGTAGTGTCTGTTCTATggttttaacattaaaaatgttactTGTTAACTCTACCTTGTGCATTTGTAAAAGGGGACAATTGGAAAACACTAAaacctccttccctctcctaaGCAATGCTCCACCCACACTGCCCTACAACAGTACAGTTTTGACTACTGCtggaggaataaaaaataaaaaaacaacccgCAGCCCATTTTCATAACCTCATCTCAAAGAGGATATGCCAGAGCTAGAGGaagtataaagaaaataatccgATGATAGCAATTCAAATGTGATGGTATTATGAGCGTTttcaaaggaaatgaagagttTTCTTCAAACTTGttttaagtattaaaaatgaGTGGGAACTACTCaccatgatttttattttgatccaaaatTTTAAGCTTCCTATCTTTCTCGAATGCAGCTTGCTCAATGCTTATCTTAGTCTGTAGTTCTCTGCAAAGCACAACAGTATATTAAATATGCTGGTATCATTCATTTcagtaaacagaagaaaagatgcAAGAGAACTGGCAATATTCTCCAAACACAGATGGACAAAATAGAATCACTCTGCCAAACATTGGAGTACCCAACAGAatcgtttatttatttattttaaatgagagGAAATGCTGCTATGATATTTCACCAAAATGACATGCAGCTTCACTCTCTTCTGTGTAACATGAtcagttttcctttcccttcttcctcGCCTCTTGTTTACTCATTCACTTTTAACAAGGCTCTTTCCAGTAACAACTCAAGTTTAGTGAAGCCACTACGGTAATGCTTTATCTTTCATTTAATGATGTTCTTAGCACGAAGTCTTATGACACCCCCAACATTTAGAATCTGTCTTTAGTTTTGTTTCCGACAGAATATGAAGGAAGTCACATGAGATGCTGACTGCATAGGAACTGTGCAGTATAGACTTTTCAAGATAGTAACGAAAAACTTTCTGTTCCTTACAAGAAATGTCTTgagaacaacaaataaatatgcataaaaCATGTTACTTGCATACTAAACATTTTGCCAATGCATACAATGTCTGCCTCTGATCAGAGGGGACAAAAGAACTCcacaaatgctgaaaaaaaaaaaatcatttgttttcaggaaatattaaatatctgacttcaaaaggcaaatgaaaaaGGCCAAAATAGTgtaaatttctcttttaaaatacttcattttcttttttaaaaatattagaacTTCAAACTTCTGTATATTTGagatacttttattttctgtagtacTAATACTGGCATTATGAAGATTCCATTTCATTTGCCACATCAAATGCATTAGTTATCAGGAACTACTGCTGTGAGCTGAAACATCTGTTttgagtatttaaaaaaaataaattcctcaATAAGCATCCATCCTCATGTTGCCTGTACAGTCCAAAACATGCTTTAAGTGTTCAATAACCACTAAACAGAAGCATACACGCTCAAAATTTTTGTTGGAAGAACATTAAAGCTCAGTCCTGCCCTCTGTACTCTTGCTTATCTCCATTCCCTTGAACATAGCTGAGGGACTGAATGACAAGTACTTGCAACAGGCtgaactgtttaaaaacaaagaaaattgcCAAATGTCATAGAGCATTACAGGAATCAGACCTTTTGACTGAAATACTATACATACCCCAGGTTTGATTAAAAAACATCTTCAAAGTCACTATATCTAATGTTAAGTTTGAATTACCAGATTTCCAGAAACAATGTCAGAGAAACCCTACTCCTCATTTTCAACACTTTAGTATTTCACGAAGAAAAGGATTTCCAAACTCTGAAGTTACAGCACAGTGCATAGCTAGGTGATGTTCAACAGTATTATAGACCACAAAAGGCCTATACAAGTTAGTTGTGGGGTGGGAGTGATGAAATATCCCCTGGACAACTGGCCAAATAGGCACAATAATTCAGGTCTCGATAATCTGCAAGAATTTAAGAATAACATTTGGTGGATCCACCAGCTCAGTTCCTCAAAGAGCAAGCACACCCAAGCAATTTGTGCAGTATTTCTCAGGACAGAACATCAAAGATTTTTGCAAAGCCCCACCTGGCACCGAACTGACAAAAAGACCCTAGAAATACAAGTCAAAGCTCTCTGCGTTACCTTCAAAGTTCTTGGCTACTATAGCATTCACACATTTTGGCCTCGGTACAGTAATTGAAACAgttctttcagtttaaattgGGAACAGTAGCCAGCTGAGTTGCCCCAGGGAACAACAGAAATAGTGAATTACATTAATGCAATAGGACTTCTCTGGACAATCAACATTCATTTCAAGCAGGCACTAACTCATGTTGGGAACCTGCTGAGTCAGGTAGTTTAACAAACATGCTGAAGGGCAAAGTTACAACATCACCAGAAGGGAAAATGAGTGGTTAAGGAAAGTAATATGTTAATTCTTGTTTGTCCTGAGAGAAGACAGATCAAGACAGGTCAAGACAACTGGCTAatatattaagaaaacaaaacaaattgtaGAGAAATAGGTAACAGATAAACAATAGAAGCATGCCTAGAACTGAAATGGCCAATATACCTGTTTTCCCCCCACCTCTAAGAATGATCTCGCAAATTCTCTTTAAATGAATCAAATCACATTTCCTGCCCTGCTTCTCACCTCCTTCCCCCCAGCACACTGCACTGCTCTAGTAATTATGTTTAAAACTTTGGAGATGGGTTCAGCTTTTCTGGGATCTGGATGTTTTAGTAGTAAGGAAAGGAAGGCTTAAACAGAACACCCAGCACAACAGTCATTTTTGTTGAAAGGCTTCATGAATTACTGTGTCCAGAAGAGTGCTACAATGAAAGCTAAGCATATTAAGCTCATTCCTCTCTCACAATTCTCTATTCTGTGCTCCACAATGAAACAGcactctacattttttttttgcctcccccattccctccccagTGCTCCTTTCTTTGTCACAAAGCGTACTTACTTGCCATCTGTGctcatattttcttgtttttcttccttgaagcTTTGCGAGTTGTCTACAGAAACAGTGCCAGGAACAAGAGCTGATGAAGCAggatcatttttttcagtttccagtTGTACCTCAGTAAAGCTGAAGGCTGTAGTAATCTCTCCTGTTCTGAGAGAGGTATCCGTACTTTCACTTTCCTCTCCCTGTTGCACGCtcatctcttccttttcatcAATTTCTTCCAGGCTGTATTCTGTGGTCCTTACACCTACactcacagaaagaaaggaaagaaaaaaaaaaaaaaaaaaaaccacaccaacCCACAAATATCAGTTCAGGGTGTAGATACAAAAGAGACCGTGAAGTAAGCCTAAGTAGTTTGAAGAAGGAAAATTGAGACTTCTCTTAATTCAGGGGGTGGGGTGGTAAGGACTCATTCAGATTTAATTTCATAGTATTTTCTAGTTctttccaattttctttttacatgaAAATATACTTACCACCATGCTACTGTTCATCTGTTTCTGCATCTGTAACTACTGCATAATGTTGTCTTTTGTTTAAGCCAAGCATTGAATTAGTATAgatcaaaatatatttaacaatGTCATAAGCACAAATTTCATGGAGGTAGAGAGTTTATTTTTCCCAGAGTTCTTACAATTTCCATTACCTCTCTAATGAGGCTTAGGATAAATGATTCCATTAGATCAGAGTAAGTATGTTAGAGACCAAATCTCAGCTTAGTCCACGTTTTGAACAAGATTGCTCACCACTATCAAAATTTTCCCATAATCATCCCAAGGGTAATAAAACACAGCTAGATGTGTCTTGTGCACTGCCCTGTGTTACAGTAGAAgtacatgaaaaataatattaaaaaagtaCATGTTggtctattaaaataaaattttcagccAAAGCATAGTTAAAAAGGTTTAGTTACTGGTTTAGGACACGTATAAGCCAGCATACCTACAGTCAGACTAATAAACCCACTTATTTTTCCAGAGGAACTAACTGTCTCTGGCTTTACTTTCATGTCAAGAATCTTCCTATAACAAGATGTTGATTGACATATTTCAAATATTAGTAAGTGCACCATACAATTTACCTCTCGGCTTTGCAACTTGCATTCTAAAAcaccaagaaaataataattccatCTATATAGTAAAATATGGTGCCATGGCAAGTTACTGGAAACAGAGCCATATAAGCAGAGGACTCTGCCTGACCTGAAGAAGGTATTCCCGTTAGCTTTGCATGCGCCAATACCTATTAGGTACAGGCCTTGCAATTGGCCTTTTAGACTTCAGTAAAAGTTGTATCAGTAAATTTCAAAGTGTAAAACAACCCTACAGAAAGGCAAAGAATTGAAACAAAATACCACCTTGAAGTAAACAGAAGTCTACAGATGTACTATTATAGAAACATAGCAGAGGACTCTGAGACCTGGAGAAATTCTCAATTCAGAAtagaaattttgctttttccagTAGGGTCATTGGTACAGAGTTCAGTACTACAGTTGCAGAACAAATACAAAAGCTAAACATTTTACTATTTAATTCTAGTTAGTTTTTTATATTGCTCTCTAGTACTAATGCTTGGCAGCTGCAGATTCAGCAACATGATCAACATGTGTCACATTGCTGAATGCAGAGGTGATCTAGATGCCCatagaaaaacaagcaagacTGCAAAATGGTGCAGATGAACTCTTTCCATGTCACTTAAACACATGAAGACAAATATGCCATGCTTTTATCAAAGAGATTCCTCAAGACTTTACAAATAAGACTAaactccttctcttcctcctcccccccccgccccgtctCCATTTGGGGCAAAATCATACAAGATGCCTAATACTTTGGAAAGGATTTTAGTGATCAAATGCTGGCAGACATCAAATCTGCTGAGACTATTGCACGATCTGTAACCAACTCTCAAGATCACATCATTTACACAGATGAGAACTTTCTTGAAAATGAGTGAACACTATCACAGTTAACAAGTGGCCTCCATCCCACAAATGCCATGAACCTGAGTCACCAACAGCCAGAGGAACAAAGACTAAGACCTTCAGTCTAATACTCTGTGGAAACCTGAATTATACAACAAAGCACAGCCATGCCTTCTGACAAGACAAACGGAAACATTGCTATGGCTTTGTGCCCAGTCACTGCAGTCATCTCTGTCACTTTTCCTCTGGAGAAATATAATAGCTAAGTTGTATTCTAAGTTTCCAGTACTGTACTGATGGGATGGAAAGTTAGCTTGGGTTGGTAGGAGACATTGCTGGCTTTCCTCCTACACAGAAGTTCATCCTTTCTGTGCTAGAAACACTTCCAAGCTTGGACTGGACTAACCTGAACTACAAATGTATAATTCCAAACAAACAATTCTCACACTTCATACTCAGTGCTCTACTGTATTATCAGCAGAACACCAAGCTTGCTTAAGGTTAGTTTCAACTAGTGGTTTGTAATCTGTGACTGTTACTACGAGACCTGGGCCACCAGTGCTACTACAGAAAAACGGTATGAAAGACTCATAAACAATGTGTAACAGCCATTCTTCATTTACATTACCCAGAGGAACAGTTCAGATCTTTTGACTTGTTTCTAAACCCTCCATGTAGAGTTTTTATATGCAACATATCACTAGGAATTACTTAGGGCAACACCAGCTACATATTGCACCCTAATTGCCTATATACTCtatatgtaaatacatataGAATATAAACTACATTTTTGTCTGCAAGTAATTTATCCTCCATGAACATTAGTCACTGAGTTTCAAATAGTCCTAAAAGAACGTTGTTAAAACCTACAGGGCTACACTGTGAAGAAATACCTTATGACTGATAAACCAACTGCAAGTGTCCTTTGAGTCAGTAAGAATACTCTCTGAACAACGGACAATAGGCTGACGCTGCTTTCTGAGCCTTTATGCTTGTAAATACCAAAGCCAAAAAGCCTGACTACATCATGTAAAT
The sequence above is drawn from the Anas platyrhynchos isolate ZD024472 breed Pekin duck chromosome 7, IASCAAS_PekinDuck_T2T, whole genome shotgun sequence genome and encodes:
- the COBLL1 gene encoding cordon-bleu protein-like 1 isoform X5, with protein sequence MSRSITTRRKAKAPPPPSEPKPIAVCPFDDTESVNLIMEQKENVIDKDIELSVVLPGDVIKYTTVNGRKPMMDLLIFLCAQYHLNPSSYTIELVSAENSQIKFKPNTPVGMLEVEKVILKPKQMDKKKPVPVIPEQTVRVVINYKKTQKTVVRVSPHSPLQELIPIICSKCEFDPLQTVLLKNYQSQEALDVTKSLNDLGLRELYAMDISRATSPVNLNLPSLQDAYQMSENSEALKEKENKGFFSFFQRSKKKREQAASAPATPLMSKPRPTFITRSNTVSKQYDSNTLPSEMPKKRRAPLPPMPNSQSVPQELAQAQARPASDTVKSNSLDRNEQAPPGLVRKGSLPLSDTASVNSLRRMKRKAPSPPSRTPEDQSESSNETVTESRESSPTKAEERTTEMLSETGVRTTEYSLEEIDEKEEMSVQQGEESESTDTSLRTGEITTAFSFTEVQLETEKNDPASSALVPGTVSVDNSQSFKEEKQENMSTDGKELQTKISIEQAAFEKDRKLKILDQNKNHDYSDTKLLPTNEDGREHQTAEIKAVDFRENSKLEVDRLSNCQASKNDISVSQKNYTQLIPEKQDQKTNQTSLDTVKTQDVAIQTGPTVCDLGRTTQKEMKDCESSSFRGLVPQQNTGINSPLLRVMQGMQTDEEIIMEQNLQRQEVTHEKVIPIKDEIHICTNGSNIASPETVAKIPDGSPIKGYPLYRQDMKPKPKPANEITRDYIPKIGMTTYKIVPPKSLEIMKSWESEVASDCKDQDVSTSDNSPKHEDPKEFTMQAEISHISKSVGHLQACSQNKPAAANDLLHRVNSMSEHGGTSGAEIATESNQTETEPSKQPIPLMLNMDNTNAASGTQDKSNALSPTAKPNSFFLQMQRRVSSHYVTSAIARSTVSAPNSTPNEVKNTEIEKRISSPDETSLSLHKTSSSSPPADEEKDDGKKIESSTSPVKSNKPSSFPPCQPAPLNLRTLRTFAVPKPYSSSRPSPFALAVSSAVKRSQSFNKTRTITSQAPREEFPVELSSATSAAEFSSATSLPQVKNPSLHSITGGSQNNLMDKRSSNVNSEQKSQAQSGASADQPPPVTTRQTAMTVQRSDPEQIHQSLLAAIRSGEAAAKLKRVGPPSNTIAVNGRAKLTYLYSTEAKANH
- the COBLL1 gene encoding cordon-bleu protein-like 1 isoform X4, whose product is MAAPPPSGRKAKAPPPPSEPKPIAVCPFDDTESVNLIMEQKENVIDKDIELSVVLPGDVIKYTTVNGRKPMMDLLIFLCAQYHLNPSSYTIELVSAENSQIKFKPNTPVGMLEVEKVILKPKQMDKKKPVPVIPEQTVRVVINYKKTQKTVVRVSPHSPLQELIPIICSKCEFDPLQTVLLKNYQSQEALDVTKSLNDLGLRELYAMDISRATSPVNLNLPSLQDAYQMSENSEALKEKENKGFFSFFQRSKKKREQAASAPATPLMSKPRPTFITRSNTVSKQYDSNTLPSEMPKKRRAPLPPMPNSQSVPQELAQAQARPASDTVKSNSLDRNEQAPPGLVRKGSLPLSDTASVNSLRRMKRKAPSPPSRTPEDQSESSNETVTESRESSPTKAEERTTEMLSETGVRTTEYSLEEIDEKEEMSVQQGEESESTDTSLRTGEITTAFSFTEVQLETEKNDPASSALVPGTVSVDNSQSFKEEKQENMSTDGKELQTKISIEQAAFEKDRKLKILDQNKNHDYSDTKLLPTNEDGREHQTAEIKAVDFRENSKLEVDRLSNCQASKNDISVSQKNYTQLIPEKQDQKTNQTSLDTVKTQDVAIQTGPTVCDLGRTTQKEMKDCESSSFRGLVPQQNTGINSPLLRVMQGMQTDEEIIMEQNLQRQEVTHEKVIPIKDEIHICTNGSNIASPETVAKIPDGSPIKGYPLYRQDMKPKPKPANEITRDYIPKIGMTTYKIVPPKSLEIMKSWESEVASDCKDQDVSTSDNSPKHEDPKEFTMQAEISHISKSVGHLQACSQNKPAAANDLLHRVNSMSEHGGTSGAEIATESNQTETEPSKQPIPLMLNMDNTNAASGTQDKSNALSPTAKPNSFFLQMQRRVSSHYVTSAIARSTVSAPNSTPNEVKNTEIEKRISSPDETSLSLHKTSSSSPPADEEKDDGKKIESSTSPVKSNKPSSFPPCQPAPLNLRTLRTFAVPKPYSSSRPSPFALAVSSAVKRSQSFNKTRTITSQAPREEFPVELSSATSAAEFSSATSLPQVKNPSLHSITGGSQNNLMDKRSSNVNSEQKSQAQSGASADQPPPVTTRQTAMTVQRSDPEQIHQSLLAAIRSGEAAAKLKRVGPPSNTIAVNGRAKLTYLYSTEAKANH
- the COBLL1 gene encoding cordon-bleu protein-like 1 isoform X8, which codes for MEQKENVIDKDIELSVVLPGDVIKYTTVNGRKPMMDLLIFLCAQYHLNPSSYTIELVSAENSQIKFKPNTPVGMLEVEKVILKPKQMDKKKPVPVIPEQTVRVVINYKKTQKTVVRVSPHSPLQELIPIICSKCEFDPLQTVLLKNYQSQEALDVTKSLNDLGLRELYAMDISRATSPVNLNLPSLQDAYQMSENSEALKEKENKGFFSFFQRSKKKREQAASAPATPLMSKPRPTFITRSNTVSKQYDSNTLPSEMPKKRRAPLPPMPNSQSVPQELAQAQARPASDTVKSNSLDRNEQAPPGLVRKGSLPLSDTASVNSLRRMKRKAPSPPSRTPEDQSESSNETVTESRESSPTKAEERTTEMLSETGVRTTEYSLEEIDEKEEMSVQQGEESESTDTSLRTGEITTAFSFTEVQLETEKNDPASSALVPGTVSVDNSQSFKEEKQENMSTDGKELQTKISIEQAAFEKDRKLKILDQNKNHDYSDTKLLPTNEDGREHQTAEIKAVDFRENSKLEVDRLSNCQASKNDISVSQKNYTQLIPEKQDQKTNQTSLDTVKTQDVAIQTGPTVCDLGRTTQKEMKDCESSSFRGLVPQQNTGINSPLLRVMQGMQTDEEIIMEQNLQRQEVTHEKVIPIKDEIHICTNGSNIASPETVAKIPDGSPIKGYPLYRQDMKPKPKPANEITRDYIPKIGMTTYKIVPPKSLEIMKSWESEVASDCKDQDVSTSDNSPKHEDPKEFTMQAEISHISKSVGHLQACSQNKPAAANDLLHRVNSMSEHGGTSGAEIATESNQTETEPSKQPIPLMLNMDNTNAASGTQDKSNALSPTAKPNSFFLQMQRRVSSHYVTSAIARSTVSAPNSTPNEVKNTEIEKRISSPDETSLSLHKTSSSSPPADEEKDDGKKIESSTSPVKSNKPSSFPPCQPAPLNLRTLRTFAVPKPYSSSRPSPFALAVSSAVKRSQSFNKTRTITSQAPREEFPVELSSATSAAEFSSATSLPQVKNPSLHSITGGSQNNLMDKRSSNVNSEQKSQAQSGASADQPPPVTTRQTAMTVQRSDPEQIHQSLLAAIRSGEAAAKLKRVGPPSNTIAVNGRAKLTYLYSTEAKANH